A portion of the Gigantopelta aegis isolate Gae_Host chromosome 10, Gae_host_genome, whole genome shotgun sequence genome contains these proteins:
- the LOC121383978 gene encoding E3 ubiquitin-protein ligase TRIM56-like, translating into MEVKSGDGDSIITNSIVKSILRCCVCTKVYSDPRLLSCLHTICKSCVADLVKSSDDDTTVRCPVCRMSLVLPASGVDGLPKNLHSARLTEMFPCREVSRSCSVCQLSGRAAHSVRQCLDCLDFLCKKCAKGHVSSSFTATHRVVSRDVLLSGKYDVDILKSQTTICGEHNEEVQMYCKSCRCLMCIQCAVTQHLKHNTAAINSAADSVKQDLQNIMKESSAWIWTLEKKSDYLLSKEKTRQHSEKQKLSEVNKQVDNIISKIKKEGEIIVKQINDHCAKQVHEYSLASSALESLMTSARDTVSLCDHVIARGSDVDVLLLHNTLEGRVKIVDELDKHLHLDSMGTNVTLEIQTQTPDWKYFTLTDTSVPVIKDDKVSRNESENDKLLDSGSWDVPTAKDHKKLVNDTAFCEKKHDFHSLIPRESQCIQSSSNNHVTAVYAPEAFYREKEEQTIMQTIMQTIMQTIKDNSSDVFLYVVLVVWFYLATHVDIFTGEADLYIFACVCLWVCACVVVWVVVWKRVFEPCCPEGKD; encoded by the coding sequence ATGGAAGTGAAATCTGGAGATGGTGACAGTATTATTACGAACAGCATTGTTAAGTCAATACTGAGATGCTGCGTTTGCACTAAGGTGTACTCGGACCCAAGGCTCCTGTCCTGTCTTCATACTATTTGTAAATCATGTGTCGCTGATCTTGTCAAATCCAGCGACGATGACACGACCGTCAGGTGTCCAGTGTGTAGAATGTCCTTAGTGCTGCCTGCAAGTGGAGTAGACGGATTGCCTAAAAACCTCCACTCTGCGCGGTTAACAGAAATGTTTCCTTGTAGAGAAGTAAGCAGATCCTGTTCGGTATGCCAGCTGAGTGGAAGAGCAGCCCATTCAGTGCGCCAGTGTTTAGATTGCCTCGACTTTCTCTGTAAGAAGTGCGCAAAGGGTCATGTATCGTCCAGCTTCACAGCTACACACAGAGTTGTCTCCCGCGATGTTTTATTGAGTGGGAAATATGACGTCGACATATTAAAAAGCCAGACGACAATCTGTGGTGAACACAATGAGGAAGTGCAGATGTACTGTAAATCCTGCAGATGTTTAATGTGCATTCAGTGTGCAGTTACCCAACACTTGAAACACAACACGGCGGCCATTAATTCTGCCGCGGATTCAGTAAAACAGGATTTACAAAACATCATGAAAGAAAGTAGCGCCTGGATATggacattagaaaaaaaatcagaCTATTTGTTGTCCAAGGAAAAGACAAGACAACATTCCGAAAAGCAGAAACTAAGCGAGGTAAACAAACAAGTAGAcaatattatttcaaaaattaaaaaagaagggGAAATTATTGTCAAGCAAATTAATGATCACTGTGCAAAACAAGTACATGAATATTCATTGGCATCCAGTGCGCTTGAGTCACTGATGACGTCAGCTAGAGACACAGTGTCACTGTGTGATCACGTCATCGCACGTGGTAGTGACGTAGACGTGCTCCTGTTGCACAACACTCTGGAAGGACGTGTGAAGATTGTTGATGAACTAGACAAACATCTGCACTTAGACTCTATGGGTACAAACGTCACACtagaaatacaaacacaaactcCGGACTGGAAATATTTCACGCTGACAGACACAAGTGTTCCTGTTATAAAAGACGATAAAGTATCCCGAAACGAAAGCGAAAATGACAAGCTTCTCGACAGTGGTTCATGGGACGTGCCTACGGCTAAAGATCATAAGAAGTTGGTAAATGATACAGCCTTTTGCGAGAAGAAACATGATTTCCATTCGTTAATTCCCCGTGAATCTCAGTGTATTCAGAGTTCTAGTAACAACCATGTTACAGCAGTATATGCTCCTGAAGCCTTTTACAGAGAAAAAGAGGAGCAAACGATTATGCAAACGATTATGCAAACGATTATGCAAACTATAAAAGACAACAGTTCTGACGTGTTTTTATATGTAGTGTTGGTGGTGTGGTTCTACCTTGCAACGCACGTGGATATTTTCACAGGGGAGGCAGATCTGTATATATTTGCTTGTGTTTGTCTGtgggtgtgtgcatgtgttgtGGTTTGGGTGGTGGTGTGGAAACGTGTTTTCGAACCATGCTGTCCTGAAGGTAAAGactag